One genomic segment of Odocoileus virginianus isolate 20LAN1187 ecotype Illinois chromosome 17, Ovbor_1.2, whole genome shotgun sequence includes these proteins:
- the KDM6B gene encoding lysine-specific demethylase 6B has translation MHRAVDPPGARTAREAFALGGLSCAGAWSSCPPHPPPRSAWLPGGRCSASLGQPPLSAPLPPSHGSSSGHPNKPYYAPGTPAPRPLHGKLESLHGCVQALLREPAQPGLWEQLGQLYESEHDSEEALRCYHSALRYGGSLAELGPRVGRLQQAQLWNFHAGSCQHRPKVLPPLEQVWNLLHLEHKRNYGAKRGGPPVKRAAEPPVVQPVPPAALSGPSGEEGLSPGGKRRRGCSSEQTGLPPGLPLPPPPLPPPPPPPPPPPLPGLATSPPFQLTKPGLWSTLHGDAWGPERKGLAPPERQEQRHSLPHPYPYPAPAYPAHPPGHRLVPAAPPGPGPRPPGAESHGCPPATRPPGSDLRESRVQRSRMDSSVSPAATTACVPYAPSRPPGLPGTTSSSSSSNNTGPRGVEPSPGIPGADHYQTPALEVSSHQGRLGPSAHSSRKPFLAAPAATPHLSLPPGPASPPPPSCPRLLRPPPPPAWLKGPACRAAREDGEILEELFFGAEGRPRPPPPPLPHREGFLGHPAPRFSVGTQDSHTPPTPPTTSSSSSNNGSHSSSPTGPVSFPPPPYLARSMDPLPRPPSPTLSPQDPPLAPMTLALPSAPPSSCHQNTSGSFRRPESPRPRVSFPKTPEVGPGPSPGPLNKTPQPVPPRVGELPARGPRLFDFPPTPLEDQFEEPAEFKILPDGLANIMKMLDESIRKEEEQQQQEAGAVPVPPPPLKEPFASLQPPFPTDTAPATTAATAAATTTTTTTATQEEEKKPPALPPPPPLAKFPPPPQPQPPPPPLPPPASPASLLKSLASVLEGQKYCYRGTGAAVPTRPGPLPATQYSPGPSSGATAPPPTSAAPSAQGSPQPPASSSSQFSTSGGPWTRERRASEEPAPGPMAPAPPPPPLPLPPARSESEVLEEISRACETLVERVGRSATDPADLVDTADAVDSGAERLLPPPPAKEESVGVAAAAGPGSSKRRQKEHQKEHRRHRRACKDSVGRRPREGRAKAKAKAPKEKSRRVLGNLDLQSEEIQGREKARPDLGGASKAKPPTAPGPPPAPAPSAQPTPPAAPAPGKKAREEAPGPPGVSRADMLKLRSLSEGPPKELKIRLIKVESGDKETFIASEVEERRLRMADLTISHCAADVVRASKNAKVKGKFRESYLSPAQSVKPKINTEEKLPREKLNPPTPSIYLESKRDAFSPVLLQFCTDPRNPITVIRGLAGSLRLNLGLFSTKTLVEASGEHTVEVRTQVQQPSDENWDLTGTRQIWPCESSRSHTTIAKYAQYQASSFQESLQEEKESEDEESEEPDSTTGTPPSNTPDPKNHHIIKFGTNIDLSDAKRWKPQLQELLKLPAFMRVTSTGNMLSHVGHTILGMNTVQLYMKVPGSRTPGHQENNNFCSVNINIGPGDCEWFAVHEHYWETISAFCDRHGVDYLTGSWWPILDDLYASNIPVYRFVQRPGDLVWINAGTVHWVQATGWCNNIAWNVGPLTAYQYQLALERYEWNEVKNVKSIVPMIHVSWNVARTVKISDPDLFKMIKFCLLQSMKHCQVQRESLVRAGKKIAYQGRVKDEPAYYCNECDVEVFNILFVTSENGSRNTYLVHCEACARRRSAGLQGVVVLEQYRTEELAQAYDAFTLAPASTSR, from the exons ATGCATCGGGCAGTGGACCCTCCAGGGGCCCGCACTGCACGGGAAGCCTTTGCCCTTGGGGGCTTGAGCTGTGCTGGGGCCTGGAGCTCCTGCCCGCCCCATCCCCCTCCTCGGAGCGCATGGCTGCCTGGAGGCAG GTGCTCTGCCAGCCTCGGGCAGCCTCCACTGTCTGCTCCCCTACCCCCTTCACACGGCAGTAGCTCTGGGCACCCGAACAAACCGTATTATGCTCCAGG GACACCCGCCCCAAGACCCCTCCATGGGAAGCTGGAGTCCCTGCACGGCTGTGTGCAGGCATTGCTCCGGGAGCCAGCCCAGCCAGGGCTGTGGGAGCAGCTTGGGCAGCTGTACGAGTCCGAGCACGACAGTGAGGAGGCTCTCCGCTGCTACCACAGCGCCCTTCGATACGGAGGAAGCTTGGCTGAGCTGGGCCCCCGGGTCGGCCGACTCCAGCAG GCCCAGCTCTGGAACTTTCACGCTGGGTCCTGCCAGCACCGACCCAAGGTCCTGCCCCCACTGGAGCAAGTGTGGAACTTGCTGCACCTTGAG CACAAACGGAACTACGGGGCCAAGCGGGGGGGTCCCCCAGTGAAACGAGCCGCTGAACCCCCAGTGGTGCAGCCTGTGCCTCCCGCAGCACTCTCAGGCCCCTCGGGGGAGGAGGGGCTCAGCCCTGGCGGCAAGCGCAGGAGAGGCTGCAGCTCTGAGCAG aCGGGCCTTCCCCCAGGGCTGCCGCTGCCTCCACCACCGttgccaccacccccaccccctccccctcccccacctctgcctgGCCTAGCCACCAGCCCTCCATTTCAGCTGACCAAGCCAGGGCTGTGGAGTACCCTTCATGGAGACGCCTGGGGCCCCGAGCGCAAGGGTTTAGCACCCCCAGAGCGCCAG GAGCAGCGGCACTCGCTGCCTCACCCATATCCATACCCGGCTCCGGCTTACCCTGCTCATCCCCCTGGCCACCGGCTGGTCCCGGCTGctcccccaggcccaggcccccgccccccaggagCAGAGAGCCATGGCTGCCCGCCTGCCACCCGTCCCCCCGGAAGTGACCTTAGAGAGAGCAGAGTTCAGAGGTCGCGGATGGACTCCAGCGTTTCACCAGCAGCAACCACCGCCTGCGTGCCTTACGCCCCTTCCCGGCCCCCTGGCCTCCCCggcaccaccagcagcagcagcagcagcaacaacactGGTCCCCGTGGCGTGGAGCCGAGCCCAGGCATT CCCGGCGCTGACCATTACCAAACGCCCGCGCTGGAGGTCTCCTCTCACCAAGGCCGCCTGGGGCCCTCGGCACACAGTAGTCGGAAACCCTTCCTGGCGGCTCCTGCTGCCACTCCCCACCTGTCCCTGCCACCTGGCCCCGCCTCGCCTCCTCCACCCTCTTGTCCCCGCCTCttacgccccccacccccccctgcCTGGCTGAAGGGCCCAGCCTGCCGGGCAGCTCGTGAAGATGGAGAGATCTTAGAGGAGCTCTTCTTTGGGGCTGAGGGAcgcccccgccctccccctcccccacttccccaccGCGAGGGCTTCTTGGGGCATCCGGCCCCCCGCTTTTCTGTGGGCACTCAGGATTCGCacacccctcccactcccccaaccaccagcagcagcagcagcaacaatggCAGCCACAGCAGCAGCCCTACTGGGCCTGTGTCCTTCCCCCCACCTCCTTATCTGGCCAGAAGTATGGACCCCCTTCCCCGGCCCCCCAGCCCCACGCTGAGCCCCCAGGACCCACCCCTTGCACCCATGACTCTTGCCCTGCCTtcagcccctccctcctcttgCCACCAAAATACCTCAGGAAGCTTCAGGCGCCCGGAGAGCCCTCGGCCCAGGGTCTCCTTCCCAAAGACCCCCGAGGTGGGGCCGGGGCCATCCCCAGGCCCCCTGAATAAAACCCCCCAGCCTGTGCCGCCCAGGGTGGGGGAGCTGCCTGCCCGAGGCCCTCGACTTTTTGATTTCCCCCCTACCCCTCTGGAGGACCAGTTTGAGGAGCCAGCTGAATTCAAGATCCTACCTGATGGGCTGGCTAATATCATGAAGATGCTGGATGAATCTATTCGCAAGGAGGAGGAGCAGCAACAACAGGAGGCAGGCGCAGTCCCTGTCCCCCCGCCTCCTCTGAAGGAGCCCTTTGCATCTCTGCAGCCTCCGTTCCCCACCGACACAGCCCCAGCCACCACTGCTGCCACCGccgctgccaccaccaccaccaccaccacggccacccaggaagaggagaagaagcCACCAGCCCTGCCACCACCGCCGCCTCTAGCCAagttccccccaccaccccagccaCAGCCGCCGCCACCCCCGCTTCCCCCACCAGCCAGCCCGGCCAGCCTGCTCAAGTCCTTGGCCTCCGTGCTGGAGGGACAAAAGTACTGTTACCGAGGGACTGGAGCTGCTGTTCCCACCCGGCCTGGGCCCTTGCCCGCCACTCAGTATTCCCCTGGTCCCTCATCAGGTGCTACCGCCCCGCCGCCCACCTCAGCGGCCCCGAGCGCCCAGGGCTCCCCGCAGCCCCCCGCTTCCTCGTCATCTCAGTTCTCTACCTCAGGCGGGCCGTGGACCCGGGAGCGCAGGGCCAGCGAAgagccagccccaggccccatGGCCCCTgccccgccgcccccacccctgcctctgccccctGCTCGCTCTGAGTCTGAGGTGCTAGAAGAGATCAGTCGGGCTTGTGAGACCCTTGTGGAGCGGGTAGGCCGGAGCGCCACAGACCCAGCAGACCTGGTGGACACAGCAGACGCAGTGGACAGTGGAGCTGAGCGATTGCTGCCTCCACCTCCGGCCAAGGAGGAGAGTGTTGGGGTGGCAGCCGCTGCAGGACCTGGGAGCAGCAAGCGGCGGCAGAAGGAACACCAGAAAGAGCACCGGCGGCATAGGCGGGCCTGCAAGGACAGTGTGGGGCGGCGGCCCCGTGAGGGCAGGGCCAAGGCCAAGGCCAAGGCCCCCAAAGAAAAGAGCCGCAGGGTGCTGGGGAACCTGGATCTGCAGAGCGAAGAGATCCAGGGTCGGGAGAAAGCCCGGCCGGATCTTGGTGGGGCCTCCAAGGCCAAACCACCCACAGCTCCGGGCCCTCCACCGGCCCCTGCCCCTTCTGCCCAGCCCACAcccccagcagcccctgcccCTGGGAAGAAGGCTCGAGAGGAAGCTCCAGGGCCACCAGGGGTCAGCCGGGCTGACATGCTGAAGCTGCGCTCGCTCAGTGAAGGGCCCCCCAAGGAGCTGAAGATCCGGCTTATCAAGGTAGAGAGCGGTGACAAGGAGACCTTCATCGCCTCCGAGGTGGAAGAGCGGAGGCTGCGGATGGCAGACCTCACCATCAGCCACTGCGCTGCTGACGTTGTGCGTGCCAGCAA GAACGCCAAGGTGAAAGGGAAGTTTCGAGAGTCCTACCTGTCCCCTGCCCAGTCTGTGAAACCGAAGATCAACACTGAGGAAAAGCTGCCCCGGGAAAAACTCAACCCACCCACACCTAGCATCTAT CTGGAAAGCAAACGGGATGCCTTCTCGCCGGTGCTGTTGCAGTTCTGTACAGACCCTCGAAATCCCATCACCGTGATCCGGGGCCTGGCAGGCTCCCTGCGGCTCA ACTTGGGCCTCTTTTCCACCAAGACACTGGTGGAGGCAAGTGGGGAGCACACGGTGGAGGTGCGCACCCAGGTGCAGCAGCCCTCGGATGAGAACTGGGACCTGACGGGTACACGACAGATCTGGCCCTGTGAGAGCTCCCGTTCCCACACCACCATCGCCAAGTACGCGCAGTATCAGGCTTCATCCTTCCAGGAATCCCTGCAG gaggagaaggagagtgAGGACGAGGAGTCAGAGGAGCCGGACAGCACCACAGGAACCCCTCCTAG CAACACACCAGACCCGAAGAACCATCACATCATCAAGTTTGGCACCAACATCGACCTGTCCGATGCTAAGCG GTGGAAGCcccagctgcaggagctgctgaaGCTGCCCGCCTTCATGCGGGTCACTTCCACGGGCAACATGCTGAGCCACGTGGGCCACACCATCCTGGGCATGAACACGGTGCAGCTGTACATGAAGGTGCCCGGCAGCCGAACGCCAG GCCATCAAGAGAACAACAACTTCTGCTCGGTCAACATCAACATTGGCCCAGGTGACTGCGAGTGGTTCGCGGTGCACGAGCACTACTGGGAGACTATCAGCGCCTTCTGCGACCG GCACGGCGTGGACTACCTGACGGGTTCCTGGTGGCCAATCCTGGATGATCTCTATGCTTCCAACATCCCTGTGTACCGCTTCGTGCAGCGCCCCGGAGACCTGGTGTGGATTAACGCGGGCACCGTGCACTGGGTGCAGGCCACTGGCTGGTGCAACAACATCGCCTGGAACGTGGGGCCCCTCACCG CCTATCAGTACCAGCTGGCCCTGGAACGATATGAGTGGAATGAGGTGAAGAATGTCAAATCCATTGTGCCCATGATTCACGTGTCCTGGAACGTGGCTCGCACGGTCAAAATCAGCGACCCCGACTTGTTCAAGATGATCAA GTTCTGCCTCCTGCAGTCCATGAAGCACTGCCAGGTGCAGCGGGAGAGCCTGGTGCGGGCCGGGAAGAAAATTGCCTACCAGGGCCGGGTCAAGGACGAGCCCGCCTACTACTGCAACGAGTGCGAC GTGGAGGTGTTCAACATCCTGTTCGTGACGAGCGAGAACGGCAGCCGCAACACGTACCTGGTGCAC